One Flavobacterium sp. 90 DNA segment encodes these proteins:
- a CDS encoding DsbA family protein, translating into MKLIYVMDPLCGWCFGNSTNIAKLHEKYKDKFDIDVLPAGMWAGANARKQSKHISAYIRKHDPQIQQITGTEFGKDYFNFIENEDILLDSEVPSRGILTVTKLWASKVIPFTIEVQKARYWQGKDLNTDQTYLEICENLDLDKTQFIKAFHSEELKKETQQTFALAQQYAGSYPTLLAQKDDKLYILEQGYASFENIAKQIDVLLLLN; encoded by the coding sequence ATGAAGTTAATTTATGTAATGGATCCTCTTTGCGGCTGGTGTTTTGGCAACAGCACAAATATCGCAAAGTTGCACGAAAAATATAAAGACAAATTTGATATTGATGTTCTGCCTGCCGGAATGTGGGCTGGTGCCAATGCTCGGAAACAATCTAAACATATATCGGCTTACATCAGAAAACATGATCCGCAGATACAGCAGATTACCGGAACCGAATTTGGAAAAGATTATTTCAATTTTATAGAAAATGAAGATATTCTTCTGGACAGCGAAGTCCCGTCAAGAGGCATATTGACGGTGACTAAATTATGGGCCTCAAAAGTTATTCCTTTTACAATTGAAGTTCAAAAAGCAAGATACTGGCAGGGAAAAGATTTAAACACAGATCAGACCTATCTGGAAATCTGCGAGAACCTTGATTTGGACAAAACACAGTTTATAAAAGCATTCCACTCTGAAGAATTAAAAAAAGAAACACAGCAAACATTTGCTTTAGCACAGCAATATGCAGGTTCATATCCTACTTTATTGGCACAAAAAGACGATAAATTATATATTTTGGAGCAAGGTTACGCTTCTTTTGAAAATATTGCAAAACAAATTGACGTACTGCTTTTATTAAACTAG
- a CDS encoding intradiol ring-cleavage dioxygenase yields MDKRKFLKNGFLGLSAVAVMPSVVSSCSKDEKEAEQLSTDSQNCQVSPVEMVGPFPIKTPAQLAQSNIIGDRTGVPLLIKIKVQDQSSGCVPLANVLVDIWQCDKDGNYSQYGGNQLQAVNYTTQNFLRGRQTTDLNGEASFISIFPGWYPGRAPHIHVEVLTASGTSLLVTQIAFPVAAYSTVYASNGYNGTPDRSNTQDSLFSDSLAQNMADNVTGNLNDGYTLSKIITVS; encoded by the coding sequence ATGGATAAAAGAAAATTCTTAAAAAACGGATTCTTAGGTTTGAGTGCAGTGGCGGTAATGCCTTCAGTTGTTTCATCCTGTTCAAAGGATGAGAAAGAAGCGGAACAATTGTCCACTGATTCACAAAACTGTCAGGTTTCACCTGTTGAAATGGTGGGACCTTTTCCCATTAAAACTCCTGCACAGTTGGCTCAGTCAAATATAATTGGCGACAGAACCGGAGTACCTTTATTAATTAAAATAAAAGTTCAGGATCAAAGCAGCGGATGTGTGCCGCTTGCAAATGTTTTGGTTGATATATGGCAATGTGATAAAGATGGAAATTATTCGCAGTATGGAGGAAATCAATTACAGGCTGTAAACTACACCACTCAAAATTTTCTGCGAGGAAGACAGACAACAGATTTGAATGGAGAAGCATCTTTTATAAGTATTTTTCCGGGATGGTATCCGGGAAGAGCGCCGCATATACATGTTGAGGTTTTAACTGCGAGTGGAACTTCGCTATTGGTTACACAAATTGCTTTTCCAGTTGCGGCTTATTCTACTGTCTATGCTTCAAATGGTTATAACGGGACACCAGACAGATCCAATACTCAGGATTCTTTGTTCTCGGATAGTCTGGCTCAAAACATGGCTGACAATGTAACGGGAAATCTGAACGATGGTTATACGCTTTCTAAAATTATTACTGTTTCTTAA
- a CDS encoding alpha-L-arabinofuranosidase C-terminal domain-containing protein, whose product MKNKILIKFTICGMLLSSFYLNAQKLTLEVDATKTITKIQPTMFGLFFEDINFAADGGLYAELIKNRSFEFDKPLMGWEQPNTKRSSLNKESGSAAPIKIEANNTVFCRVEVNNAKGYVLINEGFRGMGVKKDAKYNLSLKAANQKNTIKKIVFQLIDKDQKVIGETSIVPNSDQWTNYTSQITATQTEAKAKLKITFEGTGTIDLDMISLFPENTWKNRKNGLRKDLVQLLFDVKPGFLRFPGGCIVEGRTLSDRYQWKKSVGNVEDRKTKMNRWNVEFSHKQTPDYFQSFGLGFFEYFQLSEDIGAEPLPILSCGMACQYNTGELAPINELDPYVKDALDLIEFANGDVTTNWGKIRSDMGHPKPFNLKYIGVGNEQWGPDYIDRFKVFEKAIKTKYPNIIIVSGSGPSPAGEHFDFAMEELKKLNAQLVDEHYYESPKWFRENAGRYDNYDRKGPKIFAGEYAAQSVSGANPNNRNNWECAFSEAAFMTGLERNAEVVHLTSYAPLMAHEDAWQWTPDMIWFNNLESYGSANYYVQQLFSTNKGTDLLSITKDGKALTGQNDLYASAVKDVNSKEIIVKLVNTASSASEVSIDLKGVKLGSKGTIIRLESPSTQDENTFAEPKKITPKQSEYKITKGKQDLKLPAYSITVLKLKAI is encoded by the coding sequence ATGAAAAACAAGATCCTTATAAAATTTACCATTTGCGGTATGCTTTTAAGCAGTTTTTATTTGAATGCTCAAAAACTGACTTTAGAAGTTGATGCTACTAAAACCATTACTAAAATTCAGCCAACGATGTTTGGATTGTTTTTTGAAGACATCAATTTTGCCGCAGACGGCGGATTATATGCTGAATTGATTAAAAACAGATCGTTTGAATTTGATAAACCTTTGATGGGATGGGAGCAGCCAAATACAAAAAGATCATCTTTGAACAAAGAATCGGGAAGTGCCGCGCCAATTAAGATTGAGGCAAATAATACTGTTTTTTGCAGGGTTGAAGTCAATAATGCAAAAGGTTACGTATTAATAAATGAAGGTTTTAGAGGAATGGGAGTGAAGAAAGATGCCAAATACAACCTTTCATTAAAAGCTGCGAATCAAAAAAATACTATCAAAAAAATCGTTTTTCAGTTAATTGATAAAGACCAAAAAGTGATTGGAGAAACGAGCATTGTTCCAAATTCAGATCAATGGACGAATTATACATCGCAGATTACGGCGACTCAAACCGAGGCAAAAGCAAAATTGAAAATAACTTTTGAAGGAACAGGAACGATAGATTTAGATATGATTTCATTGTTTCCTGAAAATACCTGGAAGAACAGAAAAAACGGACTTCGTAAAGATTTGGTTCAGCTTTTATTCGATGTAAAACCAGGTTTTTTGCGTTTTCCGGGAGGCTGTATTGTTGAGGGAAGAACATTGTCTGATCGTTACCAATGGAAAAAATCAGTTGGAAATGTAGAAGATAGAAAAACAAAAATGAACCGCTGGAATGTAGAATTCAGTCATAAACAAACTCCGGATTATTTTCAGAGTTTTGGATTAGGATTTTTTGAATATTTCCAGCTTTCAGAAGATATTGGTGCAGAACCGCTTCCTATTTTAAGCTGCGGAATGGCTTGTCAGTACAATACTGGAGAATTGGCGCCAATAAATGAACTTGATCCGTATGTTAAGGATGCTTTAGATTTAATTGAATTTGCCAATGGTGATGTGACTACAAATTGGGGAAAAATCCGTTCGGATATGGGACATCCAAAACCATTTAATCTAAAATATATTGGTGTAGGAAACGAACAATGGGGACCGGATTATATCGACCGATTCAAAGTTTTTGAAAAAGCCATAAAAACAAAATATCCAAATATCATTATTGTTTCCGGAAGCGGTCCTTCTCCTGCTGGTGAACATTTTGATTTTGCTATGGAAGAACTAAAAAAACTCAATGCACAATTGGTAGATGAACATTATTATGAAAGCCCGAAATGGTTTAGAGAAAATGCCGGACGTTATGATAATTATGATAGAAAAGGTCCAAAAATATTTGCGGGAGAATATGCAGCGCAAAGTGTTTCAGGAGCCAATCCGAATAATAGAAATAATTGGGAATGTGCTTTTTCTGAAGCCGCTTTTATGACTGGATTAGAAAGAAATGCAGAAGTAGTTCATTTAACATCTTACGCACCTTTGATGGCGCACGAAGATGCCTGGCAATGGACGCCTGATATGATTTGGTTCAATAATTTAGAATCTTATGGATCGGCGAATTATTATGTACAGCAATTATTTTCAACCAATAAAGGAACAGATTTATTGAGCATTACCAAAGATGGAAAAGCTTTAACGGGACAAAATGATTTATACGCATCGGCAGTAAAAGATGTAAATAGCAAAGAAATAATTGTAAAGTTAGTTAATACTGCGTCATCAGCATCAGAAGTGAGTATCGATTTGAAAGGAGTAAAATTAGGATCAAAAGGAACAATTATAAGACTGGAAAGTCCAAGTACACAAGATGAAAATACTTTTGCTGAACCTAAAAAAATAACTCCAAAACAAAGTGAGTACAAAATAACAAAAGGAAAACAAGATTTAAAACTCCCTGCTTATTCTATTACTGTTTTAAAACTGAAAGCGATTTAA
- a CDS encoding nuclear transport factor 2 family protein gives MTNLEIIKSTYEGKTSEENGKNLATFAADEISWTEAKGFPYAGTYIGLESIFKNVFSRLASEWIDYKFAPEDYIWNEDKVAAYGTYSGTYKITGKSFEARVVHIWKLKNSKIVCFEQFVDSQSVNYALK, from the coding sequence ATGACAAATCTTGAAATTATAAAAAGCACTTACGAAGGAAAAACTTCAGAAGAAAATGGTAAAAATCTGGCGACATTCGCAGCCGATGAAATTTCATGGACAGAAGCCAAAGGTTTTCCCTATGCAGGAACTTATATTGGCTTAGAAAGTATTTTTAAAAATGTTTTTTCCAGATTAGCAAGCGAATGGATTGATTACAAATTTGCGCCTGAAGATTATATATGGAACGAAGACAAAGTTGCCGCGTATGGAACTTATAGCGGTACCTATAAGATTACAGGAAAATCATTTGAAGCCAGAGTAGTTCATATCTGGAAACTCAAAAACTCAAAAATTGTCTGCTTTGAGCAGTTTGTTGATAGCCAGTCTGTAAATTATGCTCTCAAATAA
- a CDS encoding glycoside hydrolase family 2 TIM barrel-domain containing protein, translating to MFKSKDLVLVILMLIFVSTSAQSIKTERKSNIDFDWKFKLGDYPNASQLSFDDSDWRSLDLPHDWSIEGSFDAKLPMGNDGGYLPAGIGWYRKVLNLSSDQKNKNLTLYFEGIYMNAEVFINGISLGIRPYGFSSFFYDISLYAKEGKNVIAVKVDNSQQKNCRWYTGSGIYRHVWLISVNPVHAVQWETFVTTIEAGSKEAKVNVKLNVKNSTNSRQQVVVEINIFDNKNKKTAKSETLLDIPADSNKDVVQDITIKKPNLWSVLTPDLYRAEINISQKDNLMDRSQTSFGIRKIVYNANDGFLVNGVPVKLNGGCVHHDNGALGAVAYDAAEIKKAELLKKAGFNALRTSHNPPSEAFLNACDSIGIMVIDESFDGWREEKNTYDYSIHFDKWWKKDIEALVLRDRNHPSVIMWSIGNEIIERKTLEAVQTAHKLANHVRKLDPSRPVTSAMTTWDNDWEIFDPLFAMHDIGGYNYQMHRAESDHERVPSRIILQTESYPRDAFKNWKAVKDHSYIIGDFVWTAMDYLGESGIGRYYYTGDVKGEHYERDIFPWHGAYCGDVDLIGHRKPISYYREMLYSEKKMLYMAVKEPNNYYGEIQETLWSVWPTWESWNWPGYEGKLIDVEIYSTYPSVRLYQDGKLVGEKQTTRNEEFKAVFQIPYNSGEIKAVSMLNGREVQSQILQTAEKAALIALKPDKTVLKADGQDLSYINIDITDLKGVRDPNADNILTFEIEGAGTIVSVANANLKDTDSYVSKNRKAWKGQAQVVIKSKKEKGNIILKVKSSDLQDASLKLSVQ from the coding sequence ATGTTTAAAAGTAAAGATCTGGTACTCGTAATCTTAATGTTGATATTTGTTAGTACATCAGCACAGTCCATTAAAACAGAAAGAAAATCTAATATTGACTTCGACTGGAAGTTTAAACTTGGAGATTATCCCAATGCTTCACAGTTAAGTTTTGATGATAGTGATTGGCGCAGTCTGGATTTGCCGCACGATTGGAGTATTGAGGGTAGTTTTGATGCTAAACTCCCAATGGGAAATGACGGCGGATATCTTCCTGCAGGAATTGGATGGTATAGAAAAGTTTTAAATCTAAGTTCAGATCAAAAAAATAAGAACCTTACGCTCTATTTTGAAGGAATCTATATGAACGCTGAAGTGTTTATTAATGGTATTTCATTAGGAATACGTCCTTATGGTTTTTCTTCTTTTTTTTATGATATAAGCCTGTATGCAAAAGAAGGAAAAAATGTAATTGCAGTAAAAGTAGATAATTCACAACAGAAAAATTGCCGATGGTATACAGGATCGGGGATCTATCGTCATGTATGGCTCATTTCAGTCAATCCTGTGCATGCAGTGCAATGGGAAACTTTTGTTACAACAATAGAAGCAGGGTCTAAAGAGGCTAAAGTAAATGTAAAACTAAACGTTAAAAATTCGACAAATTCTCGTCAGCAGGTTGTTGTTGAGATAAATATATTTGATAATAAAAATAAAAAAACTGCTAAATCTGAGACTTTATTAGATATTCCAGCCGACAGTAATAAAGACGTTGTTCAGGATATTACTATAAAAAAACCTAATTTATGGTCAGTGCTAACACCGGATTTGTACCGGGCTGAAATAAATATTAGTCAGAAAGATAATTTAATGGACCGATCACAGACTTCATTCGGAATTCGAAAAATTGTCTACAATGCTAATGATGGTTTTCTTGTAAATGGAGTCCCGGTAAAGCTTAACGGAGGTTGTGTTCATCATGATAATGGGGCTTTGGGTGCAGTTGCATATGATGCTGCAGAAATTAAAAAAGCAGAATTATTAAAGAAAGCAGGATTTAATGCCTTAAGAACAAGCCATAATCCACCATCAGAAGCCTTTTTAAATGCGTGTGATTCTATTGGAATCATGGTTATTGATGAAAGTTTCGACGGGTGGCGGGAGGAGAAAAATACTTATGATTACTCCATTCATTTTGATAAATGGTGGAAAAAAGATATTGAAGCCTTAGTACTAAGGGATAGAAATCACCCTTCTGTAATTATGTGGAGCATAGGAAATGAAATCATTGAAAGAAAAACACTCGAAGCAGTGCAGACTGCACATAAACTCGCTAATCATGTAAGAAAATTAGATCCTTCAAGACCTGTAACGTCAGCTATGACGACATGGGATAATGACTGGGAAATCTTTGATCCCTTATTTGCAATGCATGATATAGGAGGATACAATTACCAGATGCATCGTGCAGAATCTGATCATGAAAGAGTACCTTCACGTATTATACTTCAGACAGAATCTTATCCACGAGATGCTTTTAAGAACTGGAAAGCAGTAAAAGATCATTCGTATATAATTGGAGATTTTGTCTGGACTGCAATGGATTATCTTGGAGAATCTGGTATAGGAAGGTATTATTATACAGGTGATGTTAAAGGAGAACATTACGAACGTGATATATTCCCATGGCATGGGGCATATTGTGGTGATGTAGATTTAATCGGGCACCGAAAACCAATTTCTTACTACAGAGAGATGCTTTACAGCGAAAAAAAAATGCTGTACATGGCAGTTAAGGAACCAAATAATTATTATGGCGAAATTCAGGAAACATTATGGTCTGTATGGCCTACTTGGGAAAGTTGGAACTGGCCTGGTTATGAAGGGAAATTGATAGATGTTGAGATTTATTCAACCTATCCTTCAGTACGCCTTTACCAAGATGGCAAATTGGTTGGTGAAAAACAAACAACCAGAAATGAGGAGTTTAAAGCTGTTTTTCAAATTCCATATAATTCAGGTGAAATAAAAGCGGTCAGTATGCTGAATGGTAGAGAAGTTCAATCTCAAATTTTACAAACTGCAGAAAAAGCTGCCTTGATTGCATTAAAGCCAGACAAAACAGTTCTTAAAGCCGATGGTCAGGACTTATCATATATAAACATTGACATAACTGATTTGAAAGGAGTACGTGATCCTAATGCAGATAATATTTTAACTTTTGAAATTGAAGGAGCCGGAACTATTGTAAGTGTGGCAAATGCAAATCTTAAAGACACTGATTCCTATGTTTCAAAAAACAGAAAAGCATGGAAAGGTCAGGCGCAGGTTGTGATAAAAAGTAAAAAAGAAAAAGGAAATATCATATTGAAAGTTAAATCATCAGACCTACAAGATGCTTCTTTAAAACTCAGCGTTCAATAA
- a CDS encoding Crp/Fnr family transcriptional regulator gives MTDLLSKNITSHIALSESEIRTFCDLFEHKSVSRKSFLLREGEICRFEGFVTKGLFRIYHIDQNGFEQILYFAAENWWITDIDSFTNEIPSQLFIEALEDSEILIISKKDKESAYTNIPRIEKLFRVMTQKTHVALQRRMIDNLSKTAENRYIEFLEKYPQIVQRLSNIQIAAYLGITNVFLSNIRKKIALKK, from the coding sequence ATGACAGATTTACTTAGCAAAAATATTACTTCGCATATTGCACTTTCAGAATCAGAAATAAGAACATTTTGTGATTTATTTGAGCATAAATCAGTTTCCAGAAAAAGTTTTCTGCTCAGAGAAGGAGAGATCTGCAGATTTGAAGGTTTTGTTACCAAAGGGCTTTTTCGGATTTATCATATTGATCAGAATGGTTTTGAACAGATTCTTTATTTTGCGGCTGAAAACTGGTGGATAACAGATATAGACAGTTTTACTAATGAAATCCCTTCACAGCTATTTATAGAAGCACTCGAAGACAGTGAGATATTAATTATCTCCAAAAAAGATAAAGAGTCTGCATATACTAACATACCCCGGATTGAAAAGCTCTTCAGGGTCATGACACAAAAAACGCATGTAGCACTGCAGCGCAGAATGATAGATAACCTGAGTAAGACAGCAGAAAACCGGTATATAGAATTTTTAGAAAAATACCCTCAAATCGTGCAGCGTTTATCCAATATTCAAATAGCGGCTTATTTGGGAATTACCAATGTTTTTCTGAGTAATATCCGAAAGAAAATTGCCTTAAAGAAATAG
- a CDS encoding MBL fold metallo-hydrolase has translation MESQEKSFKNIETKDLNLKVFNASENSFGVASVIISGKNDAVLIDAQFTLAEAEIVAQEIKDSGKKLTTIFVSHGDPDFYFGLEVFKKYFPEVTAFASPATVEHIKTTAQKKLEVWGERLGNKITSNVILPQVLKTDSIELEGHQLEIKGLESFPNKTFVWIPSLKAVVGGINVFGTTFNLWMADAQSSEARNSWISVLNQITALNPEIVIPAHAETNSAFDISAVKHTKEYIQFYEEALKVNKTSEVLIQDINTKYPGLNFQTALAIGAKVNTGEMKW, from the coding sequence ATGGAATCACAAGAAAAAAGTTTTAAAAATATTGAAACTAAAGATTTGAATCTGAAAGTTTTTAATGCATCAGAAAATAGTTTTGGCGTTGCATCTGTAATTATCTCAGGAAAAAATGATGCCGTCTTGATCGATGCCCAGTTTACTTTGGCTGAAGCCGAAATTGTGGCACAGGAAATTAAAGATAGCGGCAAAAAACTGACGACTATTTTTGTTTCTCACGGCGATCCTGATTTTTATTTTGGATTAGAAGTTTTTAAAAAGTATTTCCCGGAAGTTACCGCTTTCGCTTCGCCTGCAACAGTGGAGCATATTAAAACAACAGCTCAAAAGAAATTAGAAGTCTGGGGCGAAAGATTAGGAAATAAAATTACATCAAATGTTATACTTCCTCAGGTTTTAAAAACAGACAGCATTGAATTAGAAGGACATCAATTAGAAATTAAAGGTCTTGAATCTTTTCCAAACAAAACTTTTGTGTGGATTCCGTCTCTAAAAGCAGTTGTTGGCGGCATTAATGTTTTTGGAACTACATTTAATCTCTGGATGGCAGATGCACAGAGTAGTGAAGCGAGAAACAGCTGGATTTCGGTTTTGAACCAAATTACAGCCCTGAATCCTGAAATTGTAATTCCGGCACATGCAGAAACCAATTCGGCTTTTGATATTTCTGCCGTAAAGCACACAAAAGAATATATTCAATTTTACGAAGAAGCATTAAAAGTAAATAAAACTTCGGAAGTTTTAATTCAAGATATCAACACTAAATATCCGGGACTTAATTTCCAAACTGCACTGGCGATTGGAGCAAAAGTCAATACAGGAGAAATGAAATGGTAA
- a CDS encoding glycoside hydrolase family 95 protein, whose amino-acid sequence MSYNPLQKSLFLLLLLIGFSVFAQQDLKLQYNQPAVEWTEALPIGNGTLGAMVFGRVDSELIQLNEATLWSGGPVAKNVNPDAFKNLALIREALNKEDFEKAYDFTKNMQGAYSESFMPLGDLILNQDFNGEKTDSYNRNLDLQTGLAVTNFSVNGVNYKREIFASAPAKCIVIRLSADQLKKLSITIDASSLLKNEKSIQNKSLVLKGKAPSHSDPNYIDYNKEPVVYEDATGCRGMRFELIIKPVVKDGEVSSDGNKLVIKNASEILLFVSAATSFNGFDKCPDSQGKDEHKLAENPIKKAVGKKYDSLLKEHIADFQHFFNRVSLKLNEKEINKSNLPTDTRLEQYAKGEKDAGLEALFFQFGRYLLISSSRTHNTPANLQGIWNNKLRAPWSSNYTTNINLQMNYWPVESGSLSELFFPLDEFIRNVSVTGSETAKSYYHANGWVLHHNSDIWAMTNPVGDFGKGDPMWANWYMGANWLSRHLWEHYEYTGDKEYLKKVYPIIKGAAEFSLDWLQKDKNGYLVTMPSTSPENKYYYDGKKEGVVTTASTMDIGIIKDLFENIIEASKVLNTDLEFRQMVNKAADQLLPFKIGSKGQLQEWYKDFEEEDPHHRHTSHLYALHPANLISPLKTPELAAAAKQTLELRGDDGTGWSLAWKVNMWARLLDGNHAYKLFKNQLRLTKENDTQYNRHGGCYPNLFDAHPPFQIDGNFAGTAGVIEMLMQSQNKEIHLLPALPDSWTDGEIKGITAKGNFTVDLKWNDGKMSQAKIVSNNGGKCTIRSSEPFIIKNLDIKSEKSSIGYTAVFETKKGMSYTIIPSK is encoded by the coding sequence ATGTCATATAATCCTCTTCAAAAAAGCCTTTTTTTATTGTTATTGCTGATAGGATTTTCTGTTTTTGCACAGCAGGATTTAAAATTGCAATACAATCAACCCGCTGTTGAATGGACAGAAGCTTTACCAATAGGAAATGGTACACTTGGCGCAATGGTTTTTGGAAGAGTAGATTCAGAATTAATTCAGTTGAATGAAGCTACTTTGTGGAGCGGCGGACCTGTTGCGAAAAATGTAAATCCGGATGCTTTCAAAAATTTGGCGCTAATTAGAGAAGCACTTAACAAAGAAGATTTCGAAAAGGCTTATGATTTTACTAAGAATATGCAAGGAGCTTACAGCGAAAGTTTTATGCCGTTGGGAGATCTTATTTTAAATCAGGATTTTAACGGAGAAAAAACGGATTCGTATAATAGAAATCTTGATTTACAAACTGGATTGGCGGTTACAAATTTTAGCGTTAATGGAGTAAATTATAAAAGAGAAATCTTTGCTTCGGCACCTGCAAAATGTATTGTAATTAGACTTTCGGCAGATCAATTAAAAAAACTTTCTATAACAATAGATGCTTCAAGTCTTTTAAAAAATGAAAAATCAATACAAAATAAGTCGCTTGTTTTAAAAGGAAAAGCACCTTCTCATTCAGATCCTAATTATATCGATTACAATAAAGAACCCGTTGTTTATGAAGATGCAACAGGCTGTAGAGGAATGCGTTTTGAATTAATTATTAAGCCAGTTGTAAAAGACGGAGAAGTAAGTTCTGATGGAAATAAATTGGTTATTAAAAACGCAAGTGAGATTTTACTTTTCGTTTCGGCTGCAACAAGTTTCAACGGCTTTGATAAATGTCCGGACAGTCAGGGAAAAGACGAACATAAATTGGCAGAAAATCCGATTAAAAAAGCTGTTGGTAAAAAATATGATAGTTTATTAAAAGAACATATTGCCGATTTTCAGCATTTCTTTAATAGAGTTTCTTTAAAATTGAATGAAAAAGAAATCAATAAATCTAATCTGCCAACAGACACAAGATTAGAACAATATGCTAAAGGAGAAAAAGATGCCGGACTTGAAGCTTTATTTTTTCAATTTGGACGTTATTTATTAATTTCTTCTTCGCGTACGCACAATACACCGGCTAATTTGCAAGGAATCTGGAACAATAAACTTCGTGCACCCTGGAGTAGTAACTACACCACAAATATTAATTTACAGATGAATTACTGGCCTGTAGAATCGGGAAGTTTATCTGAATTGTTTTTTCCACTTGATGAATTTATCAGGAACGTATCTGTAACAGGAAGCGAAACTGCCAAGAGTTATTATCATGCTAATGGATGGGTATTACATCATAATTCGGATATCTGGGCAATGACCAATCCTGTGGGCGATTTTGGAAAAGGCGATCCTATGTGGGCAAATTGGTATATGGGCGCCAACTGGCTGAGCAGACATTTATGGGAACATTACGAATATACTGGAGATAAGGAATATCTAAAAAAAGTATATCCAATTATAAAAGGAGCGGCAGAGTTTAGCTTGGATTGGCTTCAAAAAGATAAGAATGGTTATTTGGTAACAATGCCTTCAACGTCACCGGAAAATAAATATTATTATGATGGAAAAAAAGAAGGTGTCGTAACCACCGCTTCGACTATGGATATTGGAATCATAAAAGATTTATTTGAAAATATTATAGAAGCCTCTAAAGTGCTCAATACCGATTTAGAATTCAGACAAATGGTAAACAAAGCAGCAGATCAATTACTGCCGTTTAAAATTGGAAGCAAAGGGCAGCTTCAGGAATGGTATAAAGATTTTGAAGAAGAAGATCCGCATCACAGACATACTTCGCACCTTTATGCATTACATCCTGCTAATTTAATTTCGCCTCTAAAAACACCAGAACTGGCGGCAGCTGCAAAGCAAACATTAGAACTTCGCGGCGATGATGGTACTGGCTGGAGCCTTGCCTGGAAAGTAAATATGTGGGCGAGACTTTTAGACGGAAATCACGCTTATAAATTATTCAAAAATCAATTAAGATTAACAAAAGAAAACGATACCCAATACAACAGACATGGAGGGTGTTATCCGAATCTTTTTGATGCGCATCCGCCATTTCAGATAGATGGGAATTTTGCCGGAACTGCAGGCGTTATTGAGATGCTAATGCAAAGTCAGAATAAAGAAATTCATCTGTTGCCAGCGCTGCCAGATTCCTGGACAGATGGTGAAATAAAAGGTATTACGGCAAAAGGCAATTTTACTGTAGATTTAAAATGGAACGATGGTAAAATGAGTCAGGCAAAAATTGTGTCTAATAATGGTGGTAAATGCACAATAAGATCATCAGAGCCCTTTATAATTAAAAATCTTGATATCAAAAGCGAGAAATCATCTATAGGTTATACCGCAGTATTTGAAACTAAAAAAGGAATGTCTTACACCATAATACCTTCAAAATAG